From the genome of Laspinema palackyanum D2c:
CCGGATTCGGCTTTGGCCAATCAAGGGTCTGGTCTGGTCAAGGGGCCTGCAAGGAGCAAACGCCAGCGCCGGTCTACCTGGGAAGGACCCTCCCCCAGTGGGGTGGCGTTAGGGTCCCCAGGGTTATCCCCGCAGCAGTTACGTCAACAAGCAAGTTTGACGGTTCAACGGGGAGACTATGCCGGGGCGATCGCCCTGCTGAGTTCGTTAGTCTCTCAGAATCTCGCCAGTGCCATTGACTACAACAATCGCGGGTTGATGTACTTCCAAAGTGGGGAGTATGAGAAAGCCCTGGCTGATTATAACCATGCCATCGAGCTAGATTCTCAACTGTCCCAAGCCTACAACAATCGGGGTAATTGCTATGCCGCTTTAGGGTTGCGCGTAGAGGCAACTTTGGACTATGACATGGCGATCGACCTGAATCCGTTTAACGTGCGGGCGCTGATCAATCAGGGGATCACGTTGCGGGAAATGGAAATCTATGAATTGGCGATCGAGAATTTTGAGATAGCTTTGGGACTCGGGCAAATTGAAGGGCATATCTTTGCTGAACGAGGCCGGACTTATCATGTGATGGGAGAATGGAATGCGGCGATCGCCGACTATCGACGCGCTTTAGAATTTTTGCCTGAGTCTACCGCTTCATCCGCTGAGGTTTCCACCCGGTTGCGATCGCTGGTCAAAAATTGGATTCATGAACTGATTGGTTCTTCCGAAACTGATCCCCATTCCTAAGCCAGAGTCTCAATCATCGCCCTCATCCTACTTCCTCGGATAAAAACCATTAGGGAAGCATAACCGGCAAAAGATGCCACGGTTATGCTCTGTTTGAAAGCCTGCTCTTACTCTGCCTACCCGCCTTGTTGAGGGGTTAACGCTTCACTGTGGCAGTCGGCTTATTTATCAATCACAATTTGAATCTTATTGGGATCGACCCGATAGCTGTGTTCTTCCATAATACTCGTCGCTTGTTCCGGAGCCATCAACCGTTGCAGTTCAGATTGCAAGCGATTCACGCGGGTTTCAACATGGTTGACTTCAGCCCGAATATCCTGTAAATCTTGCTGCCGAGACTGTTGATACGGAAGCAGGGTGATTACCGCAGAGACGGCAACCACCGAAAGCACCGCATTGACGGCTAACTTCACCGTAGTTTCAGCGGCGATCGCCCGGTAAAGATGACGCCGTTGGTGCTGTTGCGACAACCCGCGTCTTTTTGGACGTCGCGTTTCCACAGGTATTAAATGGGGCGTTGAGGGTTGAATTGCATTCATGAGAGTGACTATCCCTTACCTTGCCTGAAATATCAGTTTCAATTCAAAAAAAAGCAGTTACCGGATCTAAACCGGGCTTTGTGGTTGCGCGGCAGGACGAGCGCGTATCCCACCTGAATTCTACTCCCTTGTTTAGATCTCAACCGCCTACCTTAAGACTTTTTTCTGAAAAAAGCTTGCAGAAAATTCCTCAACCCTCAAATCATCCCCCAGATTAACCCGGTTAGGGGATCCTGATTGGCTATTTTGTTTTCTGGCATTGATTTCGGAAACAAGTTCCCAAATTAAGAGCCGGTCAAGGACCCTTACTGGAGGCAAGGGTCCTCGACCGGCCCTAAGCCGTTGGACTGGGACAACCTTACTTGTACAGTTCGGTTGCCAGACGGAAGGCTAAGATTCCCGGAATTAAAGCAACAACCAGTGCCACTAGGACTTGGGTTTCAGAGATTCCCATAATTCAGACCTCCTTGATAATTAGATATTTTTAACTACTTTCGGCTATTTCGTGCCGTGAGGAAACCCATTGTTACAATATGCAACAAATAGTTCTGCCATTTTACTGCCTCTCGGGACTCAACAGGACTCTCAACCAGAGGGATCAGGCTAAATTTATTCCGGGAAACGGGAGATCCGGTGTACTGAAACTTGTAATAAAAGGTTAAGCTGATTGAAGACCGCTGATCATTCCAGCCCAAGTGATTGCCCCCGATTTTGCCCGAGGTTGCCGCAACGGGCAAGCTGCTCTCGACTCCCACAGAGGGCTTCATCGGCCCAAGTCCCTCGTCAGAGGAGGGCGTTTCGAGACTCCAAGGCAAAAAGAGGGAAAATCATGGCCGAATGATGGGTTCGGTTTCCCTGCGTGACCGCTATCAAGGAAAAATTTTCGTTAATGCTAGACCGATTTAGTGATTTTTATCCCCATAATATCGGAATTGAAACAGGTTTCCTGCTGCTGATTTTAGTAGCGTTGGAGTCGGTGCTCTCGGCAGACAATGCGATCGCCCTAGCATCGATTGCCCAAGGATTACCGGAACCGAAGATCCAGCGTCAGGCTCTCAATTTTGGGCTATTGGCTGCTTTTATCCTCCGGATAGCGTTGATTTTTACCGCCACTTGGGTGATCAACTTTTGGCAGTTCCAGCTCATTGGAGCGCTTTATTTGTTGTGGTTAGTCTTTCAGTATTTTACGTCCTCAGACGGGGAAGACAATCAGCGGAGTGGCCCGAAATACAATTCCTTGTGGCAAGCGATTCCAATCATTGCCATGACAGATTTGGCCTTTTCGTTGGATAGTGTCACCACCGCCATTGCTGTTTCCTCAGAAATTTGGCTGATTGTGACCGGCGCAACCATTGGCATTGTTGCTCTACGGTTTATGGCTGGATTATTTATCAGGTGGTTGGATGAATATGTTCACCTGGAAGATGCGGGTTATATTACCGTAGGCTTGGTGGGATTGCGTCTGCTGCTGCGCGTGTTTGACGCCGATTTCATCCTGCCGGAATGGTTCTTGATTTCCTCGATTGTGGTGTTATTTATCTGGGGATTTTCCCTCAGAAAGCCAGAGACTGAACTCGAAAATGCCGTTGAATCTGCCACGAGTCACGATGCAGAGGCGGTGGCTCCCATCCAGGAAAAGGAAGAAGTCATCCAGGACTAAGCGTTGAGAAGAATTAAGAATTCACCCAGGGAAATTCTTAATTCTTAACGCTTAGTCCTGGAGTTTCAAGGTCTTGGCTTCAGAATAAAAGCGGCGATCGCCTCTATTCGTAAAGCCAGCCTGCCATCGCTGAATCCCAACTCACCAGTTCTTCCGGTGTAAACCATAGGCTAATTTCCTTGGCCGCAGTTTCGATCGCATCGGACCCGTGGATCAAGTTGCGTCCGACACTCACGCCAAAGTCTCCGCGAATCGTCCCGGGTTCAGCGGTCAAAGGATTGGTTGCGCCAATGATTTTTCGAGCGGAGGAAACCACTCCATCTCCTTCCCATACCATTGCCACCAATGGACCCGAGGTGATGAACTTCACTAACCCAGGAAAGAACGCTTTTTCCTGATGAACCTCGTAATGTTTTTCGGCCAACTCCCGAGGCACGCTCATCATTTTCAGTCCCACCAGGGTGAACCCTTTGGCTTCAAACCGCCGAATAATTTCCCCGATGAGTTTGCGTTGGACTCCATCGGGCTTGATTGCGATAAATGTCCGTTCCAAACCAATCTCCTAGCACTTGACGATTAACAACTATCACCCTTTAAGCCTATCTCAGAACGTTCCCTCCTCCAGGTCTGAACCCCAATCAATTTCTCAACTCATCGGTTCGGTGTTATCTGAAATACACGAGTTTTCGTGCAATATGCTAACATCCACGGTTATGAGAGCGCTATTGTATTCTGCCGGTTGAGGCCGGATTCACCCCGGTTAATCCAGGGAAGGGGAGCGCTGCATGACATCCCTTGGCGGGATAAAAATTAACGATTGAATGGACTGGGAGCGCGTTGTTGCAAGGCCGCGAAGAAATTATGGGAGTTAAGCCAAATATCGCCGAGACCAACCTCGGGGAAAACTCGACGGATGGGAACGGGACGGAAGACAGGGGGTCAGGGGCGATCGCCCCAATTGTGTTGCATCCCTCTAAGCAGGCGCAACCTTGGACGATTGAGGAGAGTGAGGAACTGTATCGGATTACAGGGTGGGGAGAGCCTTATTTTTCGATTAATGCGGCCGGTCATGTGACGGTATCTCCCCGGGGCGATCGCGGCGGTTCTTTGGATTTGCTGGAACTGGTCCAGGCCCTCGGACAGCGCAATCTGGATTTACCCCTGCTGATTCGCTTTTCGGATATTTTAGAAGACCGGATCGAGCGGTTGAATGCTTGCTTTTCTAAGGCGATCGCTCGCTACAAGTACCCCGGGGTCTATCGGGGGGTGTTTCCGGTCAAGTGCAACCAACAACGCCATCTGATTGAGGATTTAGTTCGCTTCGGTCAACCCCATCAATTTGGCCTGGAAGCGGGTTCTAAACCGGAACTGATGATTGCCCTCGCGACGCTGAAAACCGAGGGTGCATTGGTGATTTGTAATGGCTACAAAGACCGGGAATACATCGAAACGGCCATTTTAGCCCAGCGTCTGGGTCAACGGGCGATCGTGGTGATCGAACAGTTGGAAGAGGTGGAGATGGTGATTGCTGCCGCAAAAAACCTGGGGATTCAGCCGATCGTCGGGGTGCGGGCAAAATTGATGAGCAAAGGGATTGGTCGCTGGGGCGGTTCCTCGGGCGATCGCGCTAAATTTGGTCTGACCATTCCCGAAATCATCCATGCGGTCGATCAACTCGCTGCCGCTGATATGCTCTCCTGCCTCCAGTTGCTCCATTTCCATATTGGTTCGCAAATTTCCGCCATTAGCAAGGTTAAAGATGCCATCCGCGAAGCCAGCCAGATTTATGTAGAATTGGCGAAGTTGGGGGCCAATATGAAGTATTTGGATGTTGGCGGCGGTTTAGGCGTCGATTATGATGGTTCTAAAACCAATTTCCATGCTTCCAAAAACTACAATATGCAAAACTACGCCAATGATATTGTGGCGGAAGTGAAGGAAGCCTGTGAAGAAGGTCAGGTGTCAATGCCGACGCTGATTAGTGAAAGTGGACGGGCGATCGCCTCCCATCAGTCGGTGTTAATTTTTAATGTCCTCGGTACCAGTGATGTCTCGATTCAACCCCCGGAACCGAGTACGGAAAAAGAACATCTGATTCTGCGGAATCTGTCAGATACCTATCACTCGATTAAATCTGAAAATTACCAAGAAGCCTATCACGATGCCATCCAATTTAAAGAGGAGGCGATTAGCTTATTTAATTTCGGCTACTTGAGTTTGCGGGAACGGGCCAGGGCGGAACAACTCTACTGGGCTTGTTGTGGGAAAATTCAGGCGATCGTTCGGGATGTGGATTATGTCCCGGATGATTTGGAGGAGTTGGAAAAAATCATGGCCTCCATCTACTACATTAATTTATCGGTGTTTCAATCGGCACCGGATAGTTGGGCGATCGACCAGTTATTTCCGATTATGCCGATTCATCGCTTAGATGAAAAACCCACTGAACGGGGTACTCTCGCGGATTTGACCTGTGATAGTGATGGTAAAATCGACCAATTCATTGACCTCCTCGATGTCAAGCACGTTCTGGAATTGCATCGCCTCAAACCTGATGAACCCTACTATTTAGGAATGTTTCTCGGCGGTGCTTATCAGGAAATTATGGGCAATCTTCATAATTTGTTTGGGGATACCAATACGGTCCATATTAAGCTGACCCCAAAAGGCTATGAAATCGAACACGTGGTCAAGGGGGATACGATGAAAGAAGTCCTCAGCTATGTGCAATATGATTCTGAAGACATGATTGAGAGTATCCGCAAACAGACGGAACAAGCGTTAAAAGAGGGGAATATTACCTTGCAAGAATCCCAACGATTGCTGCAAAATTACGAGCGATGTTTGGGTCGTTACACTTATTTAACGACATAAAGTGTAACGACATAAAGTGTAACGACCTCTGACCCTAGTTTGAACTGGGGTACGGGAACAGAAACCGGGTGTTCTCCCCCCCAGGGAGATGAGAACTGGAGTGGTTTGTAGAAAACCCGGTTTCTAAAAAAAGACTACGAGGGATGCTAAGGACGACCTTCGCTTTCGAGGAGTTCGGCGATCGCTCTGCCTTCCTCGGGGGTATTCACAGGAATCGCCTGACGAGTGTCTGTAATCAACCAATCCAGGGCCGCTGCTTGGACATCAATGGATGCACCTGTTTTATCCACGCAGTAGCGCCCAAACACCAGTTTGTCCACTAAGCGCACCCCTGGACCTAAGCGAGAATATTCAAAAATTACGCTATTTTCCACCGTTGCGCCACTGCAAATTCGGCAACTGGGCCCGATCATCGAAGGCCCAATAATTTTGGCCCCATCTTCAATTTGGGTCATGGCCCCAATGTAGACCGGCCCTTTAATATCAACCTTATCCAGGTTAACCGAGACATTTAAGCCAGTGTAAACCCCAGGAATGAGTTCTTTGCCGGGAATCGAGACATTTTGGATTTCTCCGTTTAACACTCCGCGAATGGCGCGCCAATAGTCCGGCACTTTGCCAATATCCACCCATTGGAAATCCATCGCAATGCCGTAGAACGGAGCACCCATTTCAACCAGTTGGGGGAAGAGTTCACCCCCGATATCATATTCTTGGCCCGAGGGGATGTAGTTCAACACTTCCGGCTCGAAAATATAAATACCCGTGTTAATGTTGGTACTCATGGCTTCTTCTACGGACGGTTTTTCTTGGAACTGCTTGACGCGGCCCGTTTCGTCCGTAACAATTACCCCATAACTGGAGACTTCTTCCCGAGGGACAGATTTCATGACGATGGTGGCGATCGAGCCTTTTTCTTTGTGCCACCGGACTGCCTCCGTCAAGTCCAGATCGATTAAAGCATCTCCACAAAGCACGATAAAGGTATCATCGAAAAAGGGGTTAAAGTCTTGGATGCGCTTCATGCCTCCCGCGCTTCCGAGTGCCTCCCCGACGAGTTCGCCATCAACAATCCGACCTTCAAAGGAATAGCCAATTTCCACGCCAAATCTTTGTCCATCCCGGAAATAGTTTTCGATTTCGTTGGCGAGGTGGCTAACGTTGACCATGATTTGGTTAAAACCATGCTGGCGAAGCAATTCCACTAAAAACTCCATCACTGGTTTTTGCAGGATGGGAATCATCGGTTTGGGGGTGGTGTATGTAATCGGACGGACTCGGGTACCCTTACCCGCTGCCAGAATCATGGCTTTCATAGATATTTTTCTCTTATCCTTGAGCCTATCAATTTTAACGAATTAATGTTTTGAAATTGCAAAAAGTTGTTATCTTTTAGTCGTGATCATCATGTGATCATCATACTGAAGGTCCACCCCGGGGAATGAGGCTGTGGCTGAGGGGTTGAGCGATCGCCCGGTAATTTCCAGTTTGGCGGCCCTTTAGTAGCAAGGTGCTTCCGGTTCGGGCTTTCTAGGGTGGGGGGTACTGTAGCCGGTTAAACCATTGCCTCGTTGAGAGTGGGTTGACTCTCTACAGCGACTGGATCGACGATCGCCCGAATTTTGAGGTCTCCATAAAAGTGTTCTTGGGACAGTTCAACCTTAGACTGGGCGGAGAGTAACAGCAGGGCGGAAAAGACTCCCACGCGGTCATGGGAAGTGGGGAGGGACTGAGGAGCGGCGGATTCTCCAGGGGGGCGATCGCCTCGGTGATCCATCAACCCTTCTAAAAGCGCTTCCAATTCTAACCAAGGTTCACACAGCTGCAATTTTTCCGCGTAGGCCAACAAAAATCGAGTCAGGCGATCGGCCACTTCCGAGATATTTTCTTGTTCCGCTAACTCCGTTAGCGCCCGAACCGTACTCGCTGTCGATTTCGATCCGCCATGTCGTTTCGCACGACGGCGCGGTGGCGTTTCGATCGCCATTGACATCAACTGCAACTGTTCAATCAACTCTTGAAGCGTAACCCGGCGTTTTTTAGGCGTAGGTGCGACCGCCCGTCGTTTGAGTTGCAATTCTAGCTGTCTGGGAATATTCCCCCCTTGCCCCTCCTCATCCATCGGGTCCAAAAATTCCGCCTCTTCCTCCTCCGAGGCATTCGGGTCATCCAGCAGAGATTCCGACCGCGCTAGGGCATCCGCTTTCAATAAAACCAACATTGAGGCATACAGAAACGCCTGTCCCGTCTCCGATAAAGCCGCTTCCCGCTCAACTCGTCCCGCTTCATGAACTTGAGACAGTTTACTGAGATATCGGTCAATCACCTCAATGACTTGGACATCCCAGGGATCGATTTCTCCAGTTTGTGCCAACTCGATGAGGAGTGAGATCGCATTTTGAGCTAAAGAACCAGTCATATCCCTTTGTTATTTTAAAAGTTAAAGTAAGTGCAGCGTGGGAGTTCCGTCTGTTGATTATATCATTTTTAAAGACCGGCCTGGGCCTTGATTTGAATCAAGTTAAGCGTTATGCAAAGGGGTTTTCTCGGTGAGAATAGCAATTTAAACTATTGACAACCCTCCATAAAAGCTGTAGCCCTAAATTCATTCCGATGCCCTGACGGGCAAAAGTAGAGATGCCAAGAACATCAACCCTGACAGAGCCGGGGTGATTAGCCCCTGAACTTGACGACCTGGGCGAATAGGCTCAGTATAGCTAAGATTTTCCCGATGCTCTAATCGGTCGATTGCTTTCTTGACCCTACAGTTAGGGTTGAATCTTAAACCAGGGGTTCTGGGTGGAGTTCAGCGTGATGAGGTGCGCTGCTGTGAACTCCGGGTCCCCGGGAATGAAAAATCCTCCTAAAACACCGCTTAGGAAGAGGATGACCCGCTTTGTTGAGGAAAAAGGGGATGCACCTAGATAACGTATTGAAGAAGGGGATGCACCCAAAGAATCCCTTGAGGGTCCAAATGACTCAAACTCAGTTCTGCACCCCTTAGGATTTACTGCTCTGAGACCCGACGTCTTTTTTGCGAGGAGACAATTCCCAGACCCGAGAGGATGATGGCGGTAACCATGCCCGGTTCGGGAATTTTTTGGCTACTGGACGCTTCCCATTCTAGGGTGCTTACCCCTCTCAATGTACACTGAGCCGCTTCAGAGCAATCCATCGTCATGCCCTGATGTGGGCTAGAAACGGCAGCGGATACGGGTGTAAACCCACTCAGTCCGATTTGAACGACCGATATAGAGACTAATCCCAGAGCTAGTTTTAAAAACATCAGTTACTTCACTCAATTTCTGGACGACTTATGCTGTTATTAACAGAATCTTATAAAATTTCTTAATTGTCGCTAAGGTTACTCACTGCGGTTTCGTGTTTATGATCGGTTGGGTACTGTGAGGGAAGTCACATCGGCCTCCCCCCGCAGGGTTCAGGACGTTTCAACTGGAAGGCTGATGGTCCTTCGGTTAATTCTTTTCTGAGACTAATTTAATTATAAAATTCGGGTCCTTCATCTGTCTTGGGTGAGATTCTTAAGTGAGGAAATTTGCGCCTATTATGAACCTAAAGATAGAGTTAAACCCTCCAAGGATTACACTCTGAGTCACCCAATTTACCTAACCGCTCTGATAATTCATGCGGTCTACAATAGAAAATTTAGGTTTAAAATTCCCCCAGGGTGTGGGTTTTTGCTTCCCATTCCCCGGAATAGAAATAGCCTGCACTTTCTGGAATAGAGAGCGCAGGCTATTAGATTAAATGACAATTAGGGTTAGCGAAGCTGTTCTAATTGGGGACTAACATGAACCCGAAGGGTTTGACCTAATAACAACAGACGCCGGAGTTGGACGGGATCTCCGGGAGAAACGGCGAAGGATTCAGCCGAACCCGAGGCAATCGTAGTATCCAGAGAGGGGAGACCGTGGCGATCGAGTTGACCCGTGAGCCAATAGAAATAAAGCTCTTGGGAGCGTTCTAGGGACAAGCCGAGATTGAGGCGTTGACCGACGGCAATCAGGCGTTCTAAGCGCTGAATATCGGCCTCTAGGAGTTCCGGTTGGGCTTCGTGGAGGAGGTCCCAGAGCGATCGCAGAATGGACCGTTCTAAAATGACTTTGGCCTCGGGTAGATAGAGATGGCAACGGGTATGTTCAGCTTCCGTGGCGATCGCTTCTAACTCCCCTAAATGCCCCGACATCACCTGTCCATCACCCTGGGCAATCCCCAGTTCCTGTTCTAACCCCAGGACCGACTCCATACAGCGATGGCCCAAGGCAATCTCTGCGGCCACCTGTAACTCTTTCGGGACTGGCAGTTCATCCCGATGGAAGCCCATCATGATCCCATAATTATCCCGATACACCTGGCTGTAAAGTTGGTCTAGGCGCATCAAGGTTTCTTGACTTAACAGGCGCATGATCCGATGGCGTTCCTCGGCGAACAGGTCCCGCAGATTGTAGGATTTCCCATCAAAATGCTCATTCATCGCCAAAATAGCATGGGCGGCACTGGCTTCTTGCAGGACCCCAAACAGATGTTCTTTCATCTGAGTGTAGGCCCGTCGTCCCGTGAAGGGTTGAATGCTGCAATGGAAATCCCAACCGCCGAGATGAAGTACGGCAAAGACTAAATCGACACTTTCTCGGGTGATTTCCGAAACCAGTTGAAGTTGTCCCACTCCCAGGGTCAACGGACCCATGCGTTGCAACTGATAATCCCGTTGGTAAGCGTCATAACAGTAGACCCGCTGTTGGGGTCCATAGCTGGTAAAGAGTCCGCTGATGGCGTAATGGGCGG
Proteins encoded in this window:
- the ndk gene encoding nucleoside-diphosphate kinase, with the protein product MERTFIAIKPDGVQRKLIGEIIRRFEAKGFTLVGLKMMSVPRELAEKHYEVHQEKAFFPGLVKFITSGPLVAMVWEGDGVVSSARKIIGATNPLTAEPGTIRGDFGVSVGRNLIHGSDAIETAAKEISLWFTPEELVSWDSAMAGWLYE
- a CDS encoding tetratricopeptide repeat protein yields the protein MNPGFFGHQQHRNSYPCTPDSALANQGSGLVKGPARSKRQRRSTWEGPSPSGVALGSPGLSPQQLRQQASLTVQRGDYAGAIALLSSLVSQNLASAIDYNNRGLMYFQSGEYEKALADYNHAIELDSQLSQAYNNRGNCYAALGLRVEATLDYDMAIDLNPFNVRALINQGITLREMEIYELAIENFEIALGLGQIEGHIFAERGRTYHVMGEWNAAIADYRRALEFLPESTASSAEVSTRLRSLVKNWIHELIGSSETDPHS
- a CDS encoding TerC family protein yields the protein MLDRFSDFYPHNIGIETGFLLLILVALESVLSADNAIALASIAQGLPEPKIQRQALNFGLLAAFILRIALIFTATWVINFWQFQLIGALYLLWLVFQYFTSSDGEDNQRSGPKYNSLWQAIPIIAMTDLAFSLDSVTTAIAVSSEIWLIVTGATIGIVALRFMAGLFIRWLDEYVHLEDAGYITVGLVGLRLLLRVFDADFILPEWFLISSIVVLFIWGFSLRKPETELENAVESATSHDAEAVAPIQEKEEVIQD
- a CDS encoding segregation/condensation protein A, with amino-acid sequence MTGSLAQNAISLLIELAQTGEIDPWDVQVIEVIDRYLSKLSQVHEAGRVEREAALSETGQAFLYASMLVLLKADALARSESLLDDPNASEEEEAEFLDPMDEEGQGGNIPRQLELQLKRRAVAPTPKKRRVTLQELIEQLQLMSMAIETPPRRRAKRHGGSKSTASTVRALTELAEQENISEVADRLTRFLLAYAEKLQLCEPWLELEALLEGLMDHRGDRPPGESAAPQSLPTSHDRVGVFSALLLLSAQSKVELSQEHFYGDLKIRAIVDPVAVESQPTLNEAMV
- a CDS encoding sugar phosphate nucleotidyltransferase, whose product is MKAMILAAGKGTRVRPITYTTPKPMIPILQKPVMEFLVELLRQHGFNQIMVNVSHLANEIENYFRDGQRFGVEIGYSFEGRIVDGELVGEALGSAGGMKRIQDFNPFFDDTFIVLCGDALIDLDLTEAVRWHKEKGSIATIVMKSVPREEVSSYGVIVTDETGRVKQFQEKPSVEEAMSTNINTGIYIFEPEVLNYIPSGQEYDIGGELFPQLVEMGAPFYGIAMDFQWVDIGKVPDYWRAIRGVLNGEIQNVSIPGKELIPGVYTGLNVSVNLDKVDIKGPVYIGAMTQIEDGAKIIGPSMIGPSCRICSGATVENSVIFEYSRLGPGVRLVDKLVFGRYCVDKTGASIDVQAAALDWLITDTRQAIPVNTPEEGRAIAELLESEGRP
- the psaM gene encoding photosystem I reaction center subunit XII; this translates as MGISETQVLVALVVALIPGILAFRLATELYK
- the speA gene encoding biosynthetic arginine decarboxylase, which codes for MGVKPNIAETNLGENSTDGNGTEDRGSGAIAPIVLHPSKQAQPWTIEESEELYRITGWGEPYFSINAAGHVTVSPRGDRGGSLDLLELVQALGQRNLDLPLLIRFSDILEDRIERLNACFSKAIARYKYPGVYRGVFPVKCNQQRHLIEDLVRFGQPHQFGLEAGSKPELMIALATLKTEGALVICNGYKDREYIETAILAQRLGQRAIVVIEQLEEVEMVIAAAKNLGIQPIVGVRAKLMSKGIGRWGGSSGDRAKFGLTIPEIIHAVDQLAAADMLSCLQLLHFHIGSQISAISKVKDAIREASQIYVELAKLGANMKYLDVGGGLGVDYDGSKTNFHASKNYNMQNYANDIVAEVKEACEEGQVSMPTLISESGRAIASHQSVLIFNVLGTSDVSIQPPEPSTEKEHLILRNLSDTYHSIKSENYQEAYHDAIQFKEEAISLFNFGYLSLRERARAEQLYWACCGKIQAIVRDVDYVPDDLEELEKIMASIYYINLSVFQSAPDSWAIDQLFPIMPIHRLDEKPTERGTLADLTCDSDGKIDQFIDLLDVKHVLELHRLKPDEPYYLGMFLGGAYQEIMGNLHNLFGDTNTVHIKLTPKGYEIEHVVKGDTMKEVLSYVQYDSEDMIESIRKQTEQALKEGNITLQESQRLLQNYERCLGRYTYLTT